The sequence ATACGACATCGTTtcgatcttttttttttgttctatttaatatgtaaaaaatgcACCGTTTCTATAGGGCAAAATGCAGTATTTCTGCTTTTGCTTTAAAACGCACCGTATCTACGTGTTTAAGTTACCAGAGCGCCGACAGCCACGTAGAATAATTTTCACCAAAGATTTCATTTATGTATCGATTTGACAAAATTGATAATATCACACATGATATTGTTACAATTAAAAACACATgattaaattgagaaaaccGCCAAAGGTCGAGAATTCTTTTACAATTAACCCTTTAATCTATGTATTAAACCTACAGTGTCTGTGTTGCAGAAATTAtgcaaattatatttatttaggtaaattattattaagataCTTAATAGTAATcttaatacttttatattaaattatcaattcTCTTTATTACATATGTTGATCTCACTATGAATTACTGATTAATTAaacacatatattttattgtaaattatatctataagaaaaaaaatttaaatattaaattttttaagattggatatgatatatgtttaaaaataataatattaataataatatttttattatttatttattttatttttataaaaggctgttcaattttataacatgGGCAAAGTTTTACGCTGTATCGCAAATATCTCACGCGCCAAGAGGAGAATGGAGAGGAAAAGTGAAAAAAGATTAAGCAGATCAAATCCAAATAACTTGTTCCAAGTTAATAGGATTCAACCACGTGTGCACTTTCTCGAACCTACTCTTTCCCACTAACACTTTTTTTCTGCAATATCCCAAATCAAAGCTCCACGTATCCTTTCACTTCCCCAAAACATTGACACGTACACTTTCTCTCATTGGCCGAAACAATGACCCAATCGAAAAGCTCGTAAACGTCAATTAAATCAGTGTGGGctccataaaagaaataaagatttcAACCAATCATCTCTCTTCACTGGTAGCCCTAGACACGTGGTGCTTGTGAACCCTAGCCACCGTGATACCGTTATCGTTTCTGTTTTCTCTATAGGGTTAATTTTTCAGccagagaaagagagagaagagtGAAGTTTTTgcctatttctttcaaaaagaaattcggTGGCGGAAGTGGTGACATGGATGACGACGACGGCTGGCGCGTGATTACTTGTTCTCAAGATAAGACAATAGTCAACCGGATGATGATGAGATTCCGTCCGATTGCACCCAAACCGGTAACAGACGGATCAAGCTCTACCGGCGGTCGGGAGCCGGAGAACAAGAACAGGAACGGTATGGTTAGTAGTGTGAGGACAAAGAGAAAGTACGTTAGGGTTAAAAAGAGCAAggaatattataaaaaaagaacgAAACAAAAACCATCAGATCTAGACGATGATAGTGATACAAAAGAGAAGCTTTTTACGCTGCAGTTTTTTCCAGAGAAAACTGATCTAGTAAAGGATCAATCAGGATCTTGTAGTAATATTGTTGATCGTACGATCGAGAAAGATCATATTCAAGAGAAAACGGATCCAACAACGGCGTCGACTAACTTCAGCAACAAACAGGAAAACCGCGATATTAGCTGCGTTGCTGTTGCAGATCGGACAGTTTTTGAAACGGTGGTGACGGTGGAAAGCGTGACGGACACGTGCATGGATGAGGTGGTGGGAGGCGGAGTAGGGTTAGTAGGGAGTACGGACGTGGAGAGAATGAGGAATCTAGAGAAGGACACGTGTCCAGGGTTTATATCGGACGGTTCGAGTAGAGTTCAGTGGGTTAACGAAGCATACGagaagatgatgatggtgatgGGAAGGCCCGAGTCAGTAGAGATAAGAGTGCGATTGGTGATAAAGGACAAGGTATTCCCTTATCTCAACTGCCCAGCGTTTACGTGCTGGGTTAGGTTACAATACACGTGGCAGAAGGAGAAGTACTGTCAGATGGTACCGTGTGATGTGTGGAAGATGAGCATTGGTGGGTTCGCATGGAGGCTCGACGTTAAGGCAGCTCTCGGTTTGGGTCTTTAATGAAAATGGACGCCCGAAGAAAGTAACGCGAATCCCCAGGTCAGGTTATTGATAAAGCTGGAAGCGGCAAATTGAGTAAGGTAAGGTTGTTGTCTGTTAAAAAGATTTATGCAGAGATATTATTAGTTGGTGTAAGATTAGTCTAACCAAAGGAGGGATTGGGAATGGCCGATCCTGCAGTTGAGTTTTATCTACGTGGGTGtgtgtatataatatatatatatatataaatatatacttgagataaattgagaaaacactagaataaaaaaagaagcaacgatgagaagaaataattttgTGTTGGATTGGTTCAAAGGGAACTGAGAAGGAAGAAAGAGAGTAGGTGGTTTTGTTGACACGCAGGAAGGGATGAACAGAACCTTCCACATGATATGAAATGGCCCCAACCTTTTCTCTTGTCTTTTCGATCGCTACGCCAATATGTATGTATATCTATCTGTTGGTACTGCCAGCATATATACTCTCTGCATTTATCACTatttggaaagaaaaagattgatGGTATCTATTgagtcatatatatatatataactacatatgtatatatattatcatatcTCTCCCTAATTCTCTATATAATGTGAGTTCAAACACTCCAATCTTTGGGTTGAGAAAGGATAAAAATACCTAAACtttacctttttatttttcctctcAAATAGACAAATGAGTCAACTACTCTCTTGCCCCTAACACTATTTATTTGTTCCGAatccaaaaaaatttatgtcattttcatttcactattctttaaataaaggttgaaataatttttctttttgtgttttttcttacttcatatatttaaaatggttttccttttatattaaaaaaaatgcctttatttaaataatggcataattcataaaaattattatttaaattaattattatatagctatttatataaattattattatatctatCTTCCAATCCTAAATAGGAGTAAATGCCATTCCTCATTAGAGActggttattttatttcctaCTCCATTTTTTATCTATTGGTTAACTTCTTTCAAGTATTGGGGACATTAACAGAAGAGAGTTTATTTTAAACTGAgtcaaaattttgaaaaattaatattctctTTGAGatgataattacaaaaaaaactTGACGCTCAAACAAAAATGTAGAAAGTAACGCTACTATTATTCATTGACAATGGAGTTGCGCTGTGAAAGATTAATCAGATGTTCCTATTAATTATGGCAATTTGGGTTGAGTGGAATGAGGATTTCTAGGGGATGGGGATAAGAAGAAATGGTACTTGTTAGGTTGGCGAATCAGCTCTTACTATCATCTCGCTGAATATGTGAATTATTAAATGACATCCTATCAATTCTTGGCTCTAGGAGACATATAAACCTGTGCCAGGCTAGTTTCAGCTAGGTTCCGAATCAGaatcataatttttctatgtttTCGATTCCACCCCCTCGGCGCTGGAAGTAGAACTGAACATGAATTATTTCATCTGATTTCAGTTCCCTAAAAGAAATCATTAAGGGTGTTAAATCATAGTTCGGTTTGGATTGTGTCTAGGaaaattttctaatcaaaCCAAGTTGTtcgatttatatatataaatacaactcaaactaaatcaaaatcatgtattaaaaatttgtCCAAACTGAACtatttagtttctatttgTATACTCAAGTAGGTCggtttatgaataaaaaatatacatatttcatatatattcaattatttaaattatgtgtGAAAAAATATTCATCAAATTTGTTAATTCTACTAGAGTTATTAAATGTAAAACAACATGATTCAATTTATCTGACGagtttaaaattctataataacATATCAAGTAGAATCTCttatattaactatattttctaaaaaaaaaaaaaaacttattttatagaatattTGGTTCAGTTTGACTTCATGctctttatataattttaagcTATAACtaaacaatttttcttttttggttttattagatttagaagCCAATATCAATTCATAAGATATCGAGACCATAGTTATTGGTTAAAATTTCATGTAtattgtattaagccaatgtCAATTCActtgtatataaataaattgttaaaactaaaaaaaaaatgattagaCAATGGAAAGGAATACTTGTGTATATCGGTTAAATGTCAAATGTGGAATACAAATGTTACAATCGGTACAATGAACTAGAACTCCTATTGGCACACTCTTATTGTAGCTTATCCAAAAACATAATCTGTTATGATTTTCACATATATATGATGGTGACATATTGCCGTATCTGGCACTTTACAAATTTGCATTTAACAATTACTCTTATAATATCAGTCAACTGTACAATCAAATCTGTTCCCCTAATAATAATGGATATTGCCCataagaattgaattctgACGTATCTTctaattcataataattaatatttacatcataaatttaaactcagtggaattttacattttagtcGATctgaaaagaatttaattttaaattatttctttcttactgtaataaatcaaaagaaatttctaaaataattaactgtaaataaataaacaaatttaaatgtaTTAGAGCATTTTCAATggtgctttttattttaaaaaatataacttcttataataaaaagtattttaagaaatattcacATATAAAGAGtataacattttatttaaatctaatatattctttatattttattatatatattattttaattttataaatattaataatttttatttttattaattagaaaataaaaattataaatattaattaaattaaatatatacatttattaaatatagagttaaaaataaaatttagattttttatatatagaaagctaaaactatttattttatatttaaaaataaaaaaaatagaaaaattgataatatttataggTAAATATTACATTGGATGCTGAAGTAGGAGTGGGCAGTTAGAAGAGGGTGGAGTTCATAATATGAAAGGGAAAGCAATAATGGTGTTTGTCCTATGATAAAAGAAGCTATAATTGGAATAAAGGATAAACAGTAGATATAGGGTTGGAAAAGGAAATAAGGAAGCAGGGTTGCATCATAGAATTGGGTACAAACGAAAGCGAAGGTCCTTCTCaagacttaaaaaaaaattgtcgGATAATAAACGTGGATTTAGGACAACTATAACACGTGGTGCTTTAACTAGGCAACCACCAATCTCAAAAACACAATTGGCTGTTTCTGTTAGCTTTTTTAAAGGGCCAATGACGCCATAAATCTAGCTCCAAGATCCACCTCTTCGTCGTACAGTCCACGCGTCCTTTTCCAATAGCTCTTTCTTTATTCTATTCCATTCCCACCCtcaaactatattttaaatagtttttaCCATAATATTCTGAGGGtgcatatttaataattatctcttactaattatattaatcctattttaaatttctttttcttttcaacctaattatattaggttcattttattaataatatataagtgaAATCAAATTCAACTTCTTACGGTGCTCTACAGTACACAGTCGGAGGAAAGCGAGTGAAGGAATTTAAATTTCAGAGAAGAATTGCTAATGGAATCACACCACGTGTGCCTTTTCTCGAACCTAACCAAAAGGCTTTTTTGCCACATTTCCACTTCAGTGAACAGTGACACATCAATCAAGGCAGACACTACGTGTCCTCTCCTTTCGGCAGTGCTGCACACATACCCTTCTCTTATTGGTTACTCTAGTGGGTCCCAATTCCCATCGCTTAATTACGCCTGGATACACCAATTCTTTTTCCCTGGCCCATCCTCTGCTCTCTCCATGGGATTTTGCCCAATCAGATCTCTTTACTCTTTCTTCCTTGCCCTAGACACGTGGTGGCTTTTGCACCTTCCTTATTTGATTATCGCCTGAGCTCCATCTTTCAACACagagaagaagagagagaacaGGAGATATGGATTGTGGAGATCAGTTGCAGATGATAAGCTGTGGCGGTGGTGCTCGGGATAAGACCACGATCAACCAGATAATGCTCCGATTCAGGCCGATTGCACCGAAACCGGCCAACGTTACCGGTGGTCAAGACTGTTCGTTGATGAGGGACAAGagtattttagtttctaaaaaaagaaaaaaaaggaagtaCGTTAGAGTTACTAAGAATAGCAacagattaaaaagaaatcaacgAAAAATTCGTCAGATATCATCATCGGATcgtgaaaaagagaaagaaaatgggaGAGAAAATGATGGCGATGGATTTAACAAGATTGTAACTCTCCAGTTGTTACCGGAGCGAAGTGATGCGTTGAAAGAATTGGGAGAAAGCGGGAGATTATGGCGTAACCGAGaagagaataataataatgataattctggaaataataatgatgacaAAACCATGAGGGGGCTGAAGTTAAAGCAGCCTGAGACTGATATAGCAGATCAGAGCATGGTTCCTAAAAAGAAGGTGATATTAGAGTCGTGGGTGACAGTGGAATGTGTGACAGACAGTTGCATGGATGAAAGAGGAGGTTTAGGTTGTACGGACGTGGAAAGAGTGAAGAATCTAGAGGAGAACACGCGCCCTGGGTTTATAACAGACGGTTCAGACACTGTCCGGTGGGTGAATGGGGCTTATAAGAGGAGGATGATGAAAGAGGAAAATAATCAAGAAATGGAAATAATGGTTTGGCTGGTGACCAAGGGCAAGCTGATGCCATATGCTTACTGCTCAGCATTTACGTGTTGGGTTAGACTACAGTATTACATGACATTGGAGAAAGACAACTACTACTGTTGCTCGCAAATTGTGCCGTGTGATGTTTGGAGAATGGACTGTGGAGGGTTTGCATGGAGATTGGACGTTGAGGCTGCACTCAGTTTGGGCCGTTGAAGCACATTAAAACAAAACAGCTTCTCCATCTCCATCTAGTGATCAGGTAATGCATATTCTCTGAGCAAGCAAcctttattattactttttacgTACTATTTTGAATTCTATTCTATGTCCTTTCCttctttaaaaaagatttaattaggCAAGGAAATAAAAGCCTCATAAACTAAAGAATGGACCAGTGAAAGAGAGGTTGGGTGGGGCGGAGTAGAGAAATGGAATTCTGATGCATAGGAAACTGAAAACACTAGAATGTGTTTAGTTGGTGGCTAGAAGTAGAAGGGAAGGGACACAGGGCAATTCAATAACTCAATCTAGTTTCGAGTGAGTAGGCAGGCATTTTATTTGGCTTAGATATCAAGGGGTCGCGGattgaaaaaaggaaaaaccgTACACTTACCGACAAGGCGAGGACAGTATTAGTTACGCTACAACATAAAATAGACAGATTGAAAAATCTAATCCAACTGAAAAACAGATATTAACTAAAGTCATATCCAACCCACAAAATAACCAGATTCGACAGGTGAATTTCAAGTAGTATTGTGACTGACATTGTATGAATTCCTTACTGGTTGTTTGGTGCTGCTATTGTCAGGTAATTTAACAACACAAGAATTTATTCAGTTGGCTCACTTTTTGGACATTTATTAGATAGGCTGTAGCTGTGGCtcgttttctttttggatGGTATATCAGTGCAGTCTCTTATTGATAGTTAGCTAGCACCTGCAGTCCtccaaataatttaattaatcaaaacaaCTAAATTACACCAGCGGAACACAACTgcaacatatatatacacactttttatttttaccacTTATTTACCACCCTGGACACTTGATTTTCTCCTGCATTTAAATAAAGTTCACGGTACTTGAAAGTAGGCTCATCTTCCATGcttcgattttttttttttttcttaaaacgAGTATTTTCAATGacgagaaaataaattttattttttcatgtgaggttttctattaaaaaactCGATGAATTATTGACATATTCTTTTACACatattactataaatataacaaactCTCATCAATATTGCTTCGAACTCAAGATCTTTACCAACTTGGTGATTTTTTAATTGGTTGAGCAACTAGTTCAACATTATCTGTTGGTAATGGCCCTTCAACGATTGGAATGGTTGCTTGTTCTCCTTACAACCCCTGCGGaaccaatttttttaatttctaattgaaaaaaaatagatcttttttcaataaaatattttattaatcaaagttTTTCCTATGAAACATTGAAATTCCatgttttgatatttaattagtgAGGGAAGGGACACAAGGATAGCTCTTCCATGGCAGGGAGAGCTACCCATTTACTCTATGTTGGTAAACattttttctcttcctttcatACATGGACACTAAAACCAAAATAATGAGAATAGAAGATGTTTTTCAATTATGGTAaagatattctttttttcatacATGGAGACTACAcacaaaataatgaaaatataagaGTGTTTTTCAATTATGATAAATAATGATCtctcatttcatttttaagaGAAGACCCTAATTTGCTATGAAGAGAAGACTGCAAACAAAGTTAgcaaagtaagaaaagaaagaaaagctaTTCTCTAAAACTAATCAGTGTACAGAAAGTTTGTAGCAGACTAGGTGCATTAGGTAATTAGGATTAGTAAGTGAAAACTAATTAGCAAGTGCAAGGATGACAGGGAGTGCATTTTAAACAAACCTAGATAAAGTCTTTAGCTAAGGAGATAAAAAAACTTGTAATTAAATCAGACTGTAGCCAAAATGATTAAAGACATAGCGatacaaaaagaagaaaattatagataattagGTAGAAATGAGATTAACTTCCTTGTAGCCCATAGGCAATcagaatataaattaatatatcattaatGGCATAATGCATCTTGAAGAACGTGTTGGACCATCAAGGAATAGTTTCATTCATGCATGGGATGATAATTAAAGTAAATGAAAAATGCTAGAAGGTGCATGGTGAAATAGACAGGTCATATTTACTTTACATTTTAGCTACTAGGATCccaatttgaaaattttatatatatgttaggtaaaaacaataataataacctTGCATGATTTTCGTTCTAGTTTGTGAGGATAATCATCTTTAGCAGCGATCTATATAACATATTATGCTTTCTTgaggaaaaatatatatatcaaatttgatCTCTTTATATTGAAGGTCGTTAGAAATTAGAGAAATCTGTATCGATTAAGTTGGAAACTTCTCCATGTATGACTATTAGTAGATTTTTGTGGTGATTGAATTATAAAAGAGACTAATCCTATTATCTAACCCGCATATTTCGCCCTTAATCTCTTCTCAGTGGAAAAATGTTCAACATTATTAGCCTTCTATAAATATAGTTGTTGAAGAAAAGTTAATGACTGCcatcattattaatatcattcaGTCATTTTTCAAGACATAGTTGTCTTCTTACATctaatttattcatatttccAAATTTGTCTAtcgaattttttatatatgaaattttcaatttaaccacaattatatataaaggGAAAACTCTGcggtaattttttttaatgaaagaaattttacTTGTAAATAACTAGTACAGTGAAATGGCAGTCTCATTATTcgatgataaaaataaagtaaaaataaagtatgAAAAACAGAGCGAGACAAAAGTactcatataaaatattatttttaatttttattaaaaatacatttttagTA comes from Ricinus communis isolate WT05 ecotype wild-type chromosome 5, ASM1957865v1, whole genome shotgun sequence and encodes:
- the LOC8271783 gene encoding uncharacterized protein LOC8271783, translating into MDDDDGWRVITCSQDKTIVNRMMMRFRPIAPKPVTDGSSSTGGREPENKNRNGMVSSVRTKRKYVRVKKSKEYYKKRTKQKPSDLDDDSDTKEKLFTLQFFPEKTDLVKDQSGSCSNIVDRTIEKDHIQEKTDPTTASTNFSNKQENRDISCVAVADRTVFETVVTVESVTDTCMDEVVGGGVGLVGSTDVERMRNLEKDTCPGFISDGSSRVQWVNEAYEKMMMVMGRPESVEIRVRLVIKDKVFPYLNCPAFTCWVRLQYTWQKEKYCQMVPCDVWKMSIGGFAWRLDVKAALGLGL
- the LOC8271784 gene encoding uncharacterized protein LOC8271784; protein product: MDCGDQLQMISCGGGARDKTTINQIMLRFRPIAPKPANVTGGQDCSLMRDKSILVSKKRKKRKYVRVTKNSNRLKRNQRKIRQISSSDREKEKENGRENDGDGFNKIVTLQLLPERSDALKELGESGRLWRNREENNNNDNSGNNNDDKTMRGLKLKQPETDIADQSMVPKKKVILESWVTVECVTDSCMDERGGLGCTDVERVKNLEENTRPGFITDGSDTVRWVNGAYKRRMMKEENNQEMEIMVWLVTKGKLMPYAYCSAFTCWVRLQYYMTLEKDNYYCCSQIVPCDVWRMDCGGFAWRLDVEAALSLGR